The Salmo trutta chromosome 6, fSalTru1.1, whole genome shotgun sequence genomic sequence CTCTATActgtagttcagttggtagagcatagcggttgcaacgccaggatagtgggttcgattcccgggaccacccgtacgtaaaatgtatgctcGCATGAATGTAAGTCACTTTGGAACAAAGCACCTactaaatggcatatatcaaaGCTTTTCCTCACCGGTTGTGATGTAATCGTCGCCGAAGATGAGTTCCTCGGCCACGCGGCCGCCCATGCTGACGTCCATCTGGGCCAGGAGCTGAGCACGTGTCTCGCTCCATCGGTCATTCTCTGGGAGCATGGACACCTGAACAGACAGATGAGGACAAATTCGTTTTAGAGACAGACCATCCATCTTAGGTTAACCATTGCTTAATAGTACTTCTCTGTTCCTCCTGAATTGTTTTAAGGCAGGCCTGGAAGCCCCCCGGAGCTACAAACAGTGCTGCCAACTTCAAAATATAGTGGTTCCCAAAATTTGCcccaaaattattattataattttttttttaagggaACTCAGTCCAGCTATAAACGTACTCTTGACAGTTGTAaaagtagaatgcacaaggtgacaTTTAGAAATTGGGTAttacatcatcagttcctcttgtcatgtcagtcattgcataccttagagagctgtTTATAACTTTgcagctttaaacctgcaaaattctctccaccaacaagaggggtgtgaaaaGTGTATGTCATGAACAGCGATTATGCCCATAGAAACATTCATGGCGCGGGATGTTAatcaatgctggaaggggggacCCAAGTGAAAAAGTTTGGGGAGCCCCTAGGCTAAGTAACAGTAGAGGGACAATGCACCTACTCTGCAAGGTCCTGTACAATGGAGCACATTCTGGGATccttgtatataaaaaaaaaaatgtcttagCAATTCAAAACACGTATGAAATTTAACAATCAACATTTTCCTTATGATCTTACATGCTGGTTGTTATTTTGTCAATGGCATCGCTAATCAGAGAAGTCATGTCAACGCAGGTGCAAGCATTTCATTAAGAAATACCAGGGCTTCAAACCCTTTTGGCCAATCAAAATGCAATGCCCAGTCCTACTCACATGGCCGAGAGTGGGTCCTCGGGGCATGATGGTGGCCTTGTTAATGGGCATGGCATCTTTTGTGTAATACGCCACAATGGCATGGCCTGACTCATGGTAGGCTGTGATTTGCTTGTTCTTCTTATCGATTTCCACACTCTTGCGCTCAGGACCTTCAGTATACAGAGAGAAAGCAATTTAGTCCATCATTAATAGTTCAAGAGTCCACCTTTGATTAAGTCAAACACTCAACATCACTCACATTACTGAGGTGCAGGTTTACTCCAGCATGTTTAACTGAATTCCAACCAGAGAGATAGGACTGCTCTTAATCCTAACAACAAGCATTATAGTTATCAAACTGTAGGTCCTATAACAGTATGGAACAAACTGAAGCAAAGCCCACCTATCCCTCAGAAAATCTGTCCTAGAGAACAAGGGGGATCCTGACCGGACGTTCATTGACCTGACATTCTTACTGTCTAGATTAGAATGTCTTTAACATTAAGCGCTCTCAcatggcagggtgtgtgtgtgtgtttctgaatcTGTATTTCTGTGAGTGATTGTCTACGTGCATGTGACTACCCACCCATGAGAATCTTGTCCTTGGAGAACTCCAGTTCCTTCATGGTGACCAGGTCCAGGCCATCCATCGCTGCCTTCAGGGCCGCCTGGTTCACCAGGTTCTCCAGCTCCGCCCCAGTGAACCCCACCGTCCCCCTAGCAATGATTTCTGCGTTCACGTCTGAATGAACAGAGACAAAGGAGGCTAATGTCAGTCCCAAACAGTGGGCTCTTTCATGCAGGAATTCAGGGGGGCAGCCGTGACACCAAGTGATTGGAACCTCTCAATGAGGTTGCTAGGTTTACCATGGCTAAAATACATGAGTCAGTTGATATACTGTCTAAGCCAGgggttttcaaacctctcctccgGGACCCCCAGCCACTCCATGTATTTTAACTATTCcacagctagcacacctgattcaactaatcatcaagcccttcactaggtgagctagttcagggctacaactaAATTGTCAAACATCTTGGGATCCCAGAAGAGAGGTTTGAAAACCGCTGGTCTAGGCAACCGATTTGAAACCTACTAGGATCCACTTTGATCTTCTGAAGGTACCAGTTGAGGATCTCCGTGCGTCCTTTCACGTCCGGCCGAGGGACAGTCACCTGCATGTCAAACCTCCCCGGTCTTACCAGCGCACTAACAAAAACAGGAGTAATGGGTTAATGATTCCATTGCTGACAGGTTGTATACATTTAGAACAAAGTAACTGCTCCAATCTGAAGTGTGTCAATGACAAACGCATTCTACAATCAAATGAAAAGCTTCTCTGTCAATGGAGCAAGCTTAAGAAAtctattcaatctgtaaagcTTAACGGTTACAGATTCCACTATATAAATTTAAAGGTCATtttcgattgagccgacatatgcaacctttaccgtgaatgcagtctttGCTAAAACGGGAACATTGTCTTTAGAATTTAAATCACGCTGTAGAGCTGAACTTCAGCgatgcggattgaatagagccctaggaGCGGCTCTATTTTCGACTCCATTCAAAATGGGTTTGTTCCATTTACACCACTTTTTTCCCGGCCCCGTGACCAGCTCTCAAGGAGAGAACTTTGAGGGCGACTTTTCCAGTAATCTCACCAAGAACATCTTTCACGTCGAGGAGGATCATGGCCAAAGGCAGCATCTGATCTCCGGCCACATGGGAAGTGTAGTTCCCGCTGTGCAATTTGCTTCAGTTAAAGGGGCAAACAGCAgtagctacatccatttttggactcatTAATTTAATGTatccattgattattgaagaatataacttatgccgcttagttcaactgttgtaccccatcagaaaccaaaatataagcttgctcGGGAGAACGCTTTATCatttcaactgctgattgacgCTTTAAAGAGATACTTCAGGACTTtgccaatgaagccctttatcaaCTTCCCCAGAGTCTGATGAAATCGTGGATACCATTTTGATGTCTCACCGTGGactttgaaggaagttgctagctAGTTTTTGCGCAATTgttaactagcattagcacaatgaccgGAAGTCTATAATAACTGTTAGCACTGGCTCGCAAAACCCCAACTTCCTTCAGACTGGAtgcagacataaaaatggtatccatgagttcatctgactggggaagtagataaagggcttgctgccaaaatcccaaagtatccctttaagcacCAGCCTTATTCCCATGTGACCCACATTTCATGTGTGATTTTGCATCTCTGAGCTGCTGAAATCCAGCAGTGTAAAAGCGACCCGTAGAACCTTTAAGACTTGgcggccagccagtcagccagatcCTGACAAAGGGACCAAGCCGACTGGCTGGTGAAAAGCCCATAGAAACACCAGTTACTACACACTGTAAACATACTTATCCAAAGCCTCTGCAAAGTTTGTAGCGCCAATAACGATGACCCCTTCATTTGGTTTGAACCTGTAAAATATCAACACATTGAATAACGACAATGCGAGTCTTGTGATTAGCAACAGGGAAACTTAAGTCCAACTTAATTTATCAAATTCTCCGATGCAACACACACATTGTGTATATATGAGAGAATTTTTCTTACCCATCCATCTCTGCCAGTAGCTGGTTGATGGTCTGTCTGGAGTAGGGGTGCATTGGAGACTCAATCCGCTTTCCCCCCACACTGTCAAGCTCATCAATGAAGATAACACAAGGTGCATTGGCTTTTGCCTCTTCTGCAGACCAAACAGCGGGAAAGAGATTTAGCTGTCTTGATAGCTTCCTTTGCTCAATTCTTCTCGTTCGTGGACACTGATCAGAAAGGACTTGATATGTGAAAGTAATGTGGTGGAAACCTATCAAGTCCTTTCACCAATCAGCTATCATCAAGAGTGACAGGGTGAACGATGGTCAGTCAGTGTATTGACACAGCTTTTAACCTTTTCTGGGACTTACTGAAGAGGTTCCTGATGCGGCTAGCTCCAACACCAACAAACATTTCGTCAAATTCAGATCCCGATGCGTAGAAAAAGGGGACGTCGGCCTCTCCGGCTACAGCCCGAGCCAGGAGTGTTTTCCCTGTGCCTGGGGGGCCGATCAGGAGGATGCCTGACAGAACGAGAGAGGCCACAAATGAGTGCAACATGGACACATTGAAGGAATGAAACAATGGGTAAAGGGAAGGACCCTACAGATACCTACAGATCAGGATGCAAGAAATAAGTAGAAGGAAAGAAGCTTGTGTGAGCTGGCACTGGAGCccgtttctgtagcgtgaggcagcttgatgtacaagtacaccccctggacaggacgctagtctatagCAAGGCCTTACCCCAAAACATATCTCCTTAATGcggagtgccaagcagagacgcACCAGGTCCCATTTTTATTGTCTTTGGTAAGAGCTGCTGTCTGTGTTTCGTTCTTGGCCTCAGGCGGGGATCGAAATCCCAACATTACAATCTTAGGGCGGACACTAACCTCAAGTGTATTCTAAACATTTACAGAAAGACAGACCAACAGACTACCTTTAGGCAGCTTCCCTCCCAGCACAGTGAACTTCTGGGGGTTCTTGAGGAACTCGACCACGTCCTGCAGTTCGTTCTTGGCCTCCTCCGCCCCCTTGACATGCTCAAACGTCACACTCTTCACCTGGACTGGGTCCACTTGCGAGTCCAGGCCTGATGTGGTGCGGAACCTCACTGTACAGGACAGACCCACAGCATCTCAGTCAGACCAATGACAACACCTGGGAATCTCTATTCATCATGGAAACAATGCTAGACTATAATTTTCCATTAACTATTGTTTTTGTTCATACCACTTTTATCTTCCACACAAATGAATTGAAATAACCATTTACTGTTCAATCATTCATTGTTTAATGACCAAAGGTTACATTTCTGCTAAATAGTCCAGATAATTCCAGACAGCTGACTGATAATTTAAAGTATATTTTTCAGCATGATCAGGCAAACAGCAGCACTTACAACTATTGCTCTTGATGAAGAAGCACAACACAAAAATCACAATAGGGTGATTCATGCAAGCGTAGGAATTGAATTGAAAACAAACCAGCATCAGAAAAGGAGCCTTTACCCGAGAGAAACGGGGTTCTTGACAGGCCGTAGATTCCCACGAGGAGGAGGACCAATAGAATCAGCCTGGTCCTCCTTAGTGAGTCTGTCAATGGAAGATGgaagtatcacatttacatatttcTAAGTGATTTAGTTCAACTCTGCAGTGCCACCTTGTGAACACTTGGTGGAACTGCTAGTAGTGACCATGGGCTTAGTGCTTCACTGTAACTGGCAGTCATGATTGACATAAAGCATGAACAAATCTGCTAGGAGCTAAGGTATGGTTAAAATGAGCTGTCTTCACTTTAAAATATTTCTCAATGATGACTAACATTtcctttacattttacattttagtcatttagcagacgctcttatccagagcgacttacagtagtgaatgcatacatttcataatttttttttttttttttgtgctggcccccgtgggaatcgaacccacaaccctggtgttgcaaacaccatgctctaccaactgagctacagggaagcttTAAAAAGGGTCAATCTACATCACGTTTTACCTTTAAAAGAATCATATTTACTTAttcattcttgaagaatataacttagaaatgcctcaaaactataatgttgatgtcatggatggtcagtccttgcatctatactctatgaatttgagtggttacatttctccagccccatccctcagctgtttaccaaa encodes the following:
- the LOC115195662 gene encoding ATP-dependent zinc metalloprotease YME1L1 isoform X2, yielding MFSFSTTFQPQVTSQLISQLISALHSLKNSASSTVTASVQGLQKDVTPEQDPLLTEPSVNLRDLGLSDLRVGQLDELLNRLLPSLGSEDGPATSRWRTSHVSAESFFHNKHGLSNTKLGVFGSPMFHRPNQSPLQVVCSELQCWPVRVQNRGFKTLRKSRRVQSGYAGPAEPEGYTTTFMKGLLLRPDKAPEAESLDQVVKLKNLPGDQQDAFKSGFTEGFMKSQAFTQRTQDSLRRTRLILLVLLLVGIYGLSRTPFLSVRFRTTSGLDSQVDPVQVKSVTFEHVKGAEEAKNELQDVVEFLKNPQKFTVLGGKLPKGILLIGPPGTGKTLLARAVAGEADVPFFYASGSEFDEMFVGVGASRIRNLFKEAKANAPCVIFIDELDSVGGKRIESPMHPYSRQTINQLLAEMDGFKPNEGVIVIGATNFAEALDNALVRPGRFDMQVTVPRPDVKGRTEILNWYLQKIKVDPNVNAEIIARGTVGFTGAELENLVNQAALKAAMDGLDLVTMKELEFSKDKILMGPERKSVEIDKKNKQITAYHESGHAIVAYYTKDAMPINKATIMPRGPTLGHVSMLPENDRWSETRAQLLAQMDVSMGGRVAEELIFGDDYITTGASSDFDGATKIAKMMVTRFGMSDKLGVMTYADLTKQSPETQAAIEKEVRVLLKDSYERAKNLLKTYSDEHKTLAEALLTYETLDAKEIKLVLEGKSLDPR
- the LOC115195662 gene encoding ATP-dependent zinc metalloprotease YME1L1 isoform X1 — translated: MFSFSTTFQPQVTSQLISQLISALHSLKNSASSTVTASVQGLQKDVTPEQDPLLTEPSVNLRDLGLSDLRVGQLDELLNRLLPSLGSEDGPATSRWRTSHVSAESFFHNKHGLSNTKLGVFGSPMFHRPNQSPLQVVCSELQCWPVRVQNRGFKTLRKSRRVQSGYAGPAEPEGYTTTFMKGLLLRPDKAPEAESLDQVVKLKNLPGDQQDAFKSGFTEGFMKSQAFTQRTQDSLRRTRLILLVLLLVGIYGLSRTPFLSGKGSFSDAVRFRTTSGLDSQVDPVQVKSVTFEHVKGAEEAKNELQDVVEFLKNPQKFTVLGGKLPKGILLIGPPGTGKTLLARAVAGEADVPFFYASGSEFDEMFVGVGASRIRNLFKEAKANAPCVIFIDELDSVGGKRIESPMHPYSRQTINQLLAEMDGFKPNEGVIVIGATNFAEALDNALVRPGRFDMQVTVPRPDVKGRTEILNWYLQKIKVDPNVNAEIIARGTVGFTGAELENLVNQAALKAAMDGLDLVTMKELEFSKDKILMGPERKSVEIDKKNKQITAYHESGHAIVAYYTKDAMPINKATIMPRGPTLGHVSMLPENDRWSETRAQLLAQMDVSMGGRVAEELIFGDDYITTGASSDFDGATKIAKMMVTRFGMSDKLGVMTYADLTKQSPETQAAIEKEVRVLLKDSYERAKNLLKTYSDEHKTLAEALLTYETLDAKEIKLVLEGKSLDPR